A portion of the Planctomycetaceae bacterium genome contains these proteins:
- a CDS encoding PEP-CTERM sorting domain-containing protein, whose amino-acid sequence MRSYAAAVTCLALCVASASAGITDYAIANDGDGAINCVVDSWADEGAETYSMTIVGDQFWGPGHMVGEFTVDNDPTVRVRNIIDNETSSAWIGYRVNVFLANPFMVSTAPADLLVYGPTDWTATLTQSATWNGTAYQAIIDYTGGTPIAVGETLDFGYKFIFQGTVQYCQEMIPISLAIPEPATMSLLAIGGLAALLRRKRS is encoded by the coding sequence ATGCGATCCTATGCTGCCGCGGTAACGTGCCTGGCTCTGTGTGTAGCTTCAGCGAGCGCCGGAATCACCGACTATGCTATCGCAAACGACGGCGACGGCGCGATCAATTGCGTCGTGGACAGTTGGGCCGACGAGGGCGCAGAGACATATTCGATGACGATCGTGGGCGATCAGTTCTGGGGACCCGGGCACATGGTCGGCGAGTTCACGGTCGACAATGATCCGACCGTTCGGGTTCGCAACATCATCGACAACGAGACATCTTCCGCCTGGATCGGCTATCGCGTCAACGTCTTCCTGGCCAATCCATTCATGGTCTCCACGGCGCCCGCCGATCTGCTGGTGTACGGCCCGACCGATTGGACAGCCACTCTCACCCAGAGCGCCACGTGGAACGGCACGGCGTATCAAGCCATCATCGACTACACCGGTGGAACACCCATCGCCGTCGGCGAGACTTTGGACTTCGGCTACAAGTTTATCTTCCAAGGCACGGTGCAGTACTGCCAGGAAATGATTCCGATCTCGCTTGCGATCCCTGAGCCGGCAACGATGTCGCTGCTGGCCATCGGCGGCCTTGCTGCCCTGCTCCGCCGCAAACGCAGCTAA
- a CDS encoding lactonase family protein — MIYRVYIGGYTGPQNKGITVCDLDSRTGRLSNPRLAAETPNPSFLAIHPEGKFLYAANELDGDGAGWDRLTGFAIDPATGFLAEINQHPSGGLGPCHVSLDPSGKVLLAANYGSGSICSVSVDDQGRMGPAGTVIQHHGSGPDHERQEGPHAHGIYTDASGAWALAVDLGLDRVLVYALDAAGGTMAAEPACVGVAPAGAGPRHLAWSNDGRRVYVVNEMAASVSVFAWDAAAPALTAVQTVSCYPREYRGARSAAEVVLHPGGRFVFVSNRGDNSITTMAVGSDGTLNVHASSPCGGKSPRHIFLTPGAEWMLVSNQDSGNVAVMKVNAQTGAIEPTGSQVQVSKATCAIVA, encoded by the coding sequence GTGATCTACCGCGTCTACATCGGCGGGTATACCGGCCCGCAGAACAAGGGCATCACGGTCTGTGACCTGGATAGCCGCACGGGCAGGCTGAGCAACCCGCGTCTGGCGGCCGAAACGCCCAACCCTTCGTTTCTGGCGATCCATCCCGAAGGCAAGTTCCTCTATGCGGCCAACGAGCTCGATGGAGACGGTGCCGGCTGGGACAGGCTGACGGGGTTCGCCATCGATCCGGCGACGGGGTTCCTCGCCGAGATCAACCAGCATCCCTCCGGCGGGCTGGGGCCCTGCCACGTGTCGCTCGATCCGTCGGGGAAGGTCCTGCTGGCCGCCAACTACGGCAGTGGAAGCATCTGTTCCGTGAGCGTGGATGATCAGGGGCGGATGGGCCCCGCGGGAACGGTCATTCAGCACCATGGCAGCGGCCCGGACCACGAGCGGCAGGAAGGGCCCCATGCCCACGGCATCTATACCGACGCATCGGGCGCCTGGGCGCTGGCCGTCGATCTGGGTCTGGACCGGGTGCTCGTCTACGCCCTCGATGCCGCCGGCGGCACGATGGCGGCAGAGCCGGCATGCGTGGGCGTGGCGCCCGCGGGCGCAGGCCCCAGGCACCTTGCGTGGTCCAACGATGGCAGGCGGGTGTACGTGGTCAACGAGATGGCGGCCTCGGTGAGCGTGTTCGCGTGGGATGCGGCCGCGCCGGCGCTGACGGCAGTGCAGACGGTGAGCTGCTATCCGCGGGAGTATCGCGGAGCCAGATCGGCGGCAGAGGTGGTGCTGCATCCCGGCGGAAGATTCGTCTTCGTATCCAACCGCGGCGACAACAGCATCACGACGATGGCCGTCGGGTCCGATGGGACGCTGAACGTGCATGCCTCATCGCCCTGCGGAGGCAAGTCGCCGCGGCACATCTTCCTGACCCCCGGCGCGGAGTGGATGCTGGTATCGAATCAGGACAGCGGCAACGTAGCCGTGATGAAGGTCAACGCCCAGACGGGGGCAATAGAACCGACAGGATCGCAGGTCCAGGTAAGCAAGGCAACATGTGCGATTGTGGCATGA
- a CDS encoding sigma-54 dependent transcriptional regulator codes for MISISPAMRQVTELIDMVAKSDCCVLIEGESGTGKELVARRLHQKSPRSASPFIPTNCAGISETLFESQFFGHVRGAFTGADQAMLGLVRSAEGGTLFLDEVGEIPINLQPKLLRVLQDGEVMAVGSTAPAKVDTRFVAATNRSLAQEVAAGKFRTDLFHRLNVVCLRLLPLRERKEDIEPLLDYFRQRCAVRYQRPAMHVGSAVRAVLAAYNWPGNIRELSSWVERLYATGQDAQTLAQALISQQDPTAAQAAEAPAAVMTIEQAERMAIARALKATANNRSQAARILDINRATLLRKLDLYNMA; via the coding sequence ATGATCTCGATTTCGCCGGCGATGCGCCAGGTGACCGAACTGATCGACATGGTCGCCAAGAGCGATTGCTGCGTGCTGATCGAAGGCGAAAGCGGAACCGGCAAGGAGCTGGTCGCCCGGCGGCTGCATCAGAAGAGCCCCCGCAGCGCCAGCCCGTTCATTCCCACCAACTGCGCCGGGATCAGCGAGACGCTGTTCGAGAGCCAGTTCTTCGGTCATGTTCGCGGGGCATTCACCGGCGCCGACCAGGCCATGCTCGGACTCGTCCGCAGCGCCGAAGGCGGAACACTTTTCCTGGACGAAGTCGGCGAGATCCCCATCAACCTCCAGCCCAAGCTCCTGCGCGTGCTCCAGGACGGCGAAGTGATGGCCGTCGGCAGCACCGCGCCGGCCAAGGTCGACACGCGATTCGTCGCCGCGACCAATCGCAGCCTGGCCCAGGAAGTGGCGGCAGGCAAGTTCCGCACCGACCTGTTCCACCGCCTCAACGTCGTCTGCCTGCGACTGCTGCCCCTGCGCGAGCGCAAGGAAGACATCGAGCCGCTGCTGGATTATTTCCGCCAGCGCTGCGCCGTGCGGTACCAGCGACCGGCGATGCATGTCGGGTCGGCCGTTCGCGCGGTGCTGGCGGCGTACAACTGGCCGGGCAATATCCGCGAGCTGTCGAGCTGGGTCGAGCGCCTCTACGCCACGGGGCAAGACGCCCAGACGCTCGCCCAGGCGCTGATCTCCCAGCAGGACCCGACCGCCGCTCAAGCCGCCGAGGCCCCGGCGGCAGTGATGACCATCGAACAGGCCGAACGCATGGCCATCGCCCGAGCCCTCAAGGCCACCGCCAACAACCGTTCGCAGGCCGCCCGCATCCTGGACATCAACCGCGCCACCCTCCTGCGAAAGCTCGACCTGTACAACATGGCCTGA
- a CDS encoding PQQ-binding-like beta-propeller repeat protein has protein sequence MTRKCKLAAAVVAAAIVLSGWTLARADWPCWSGPQRDKRSTDTGLLKEWPAGGPKLLWKAQGIGSGYSSPTWVDGKIYITGDKGDDLVLTCLDTQGKKLWSKVVGPAFKTSWPGARSSATYDDGKLYLVAGSGLVVCCDAKTGEKVWTRNFSEFAGKKPHWGFAESVLVTGEMAVVTPGGTACMVALNKKTGKNIWQSEKFGAAHYCSAIAVEYKGVSMIINGTAGGLIGVDAKTGKTLWTNDFAAGNTANCPSPMFSDGYLFWAVGYGRGAVCLKLDVADGKVTATEAYRSKDMVCHHGGFVLDGGHVYGDNGGGVSCIELASGKTKWKHPAVGKGSLIWADGMLYLFGEKDGQAALAAASPEGLKITGKIQVAGKGPSWAHPVVTNGSLLLRYDDTLYVYSIKAQ, from the coding sequence ATGACACGGAAATGCAAATTGGCGGCGGCGGTGGTTGCGGCGGCTATCGTCTTGTCCGGATGGACCCTTGCCCGGGCCGACTGGCCCTGCTGGTCGGGACCGCAGCGCGACAAGCGCAGCACCGACACGGGCCTGCTCAAGGAATGGCCCGCCGGCGGTCCCAAGCTGCTGTGGAAGGCCCAGGGGATCGGGTCAGGCTACTCCAGCCCGACCTGGGTCGACGGCAAGATCTACATCACCGGCGACAAGGGCGACGACTTGGTGCTGACCTGCCTGGACACCCAGGGCAAGAAGCTCTGGAGCAAGGTCGTCGGTCCGGCGTTCAAGACCTCCTGGCCGGGCGCCCGCTCTTCGGCGACCTATGACGACGGCAAGCTGTACCTCGTCGCCGGGTCGGGCTTGGTCGTCTGCTGCGACGCCAAGACCGGCGAAAAAGTCTGGACGCGCAACTTCAGCGAGTTCGCCGGCAAGAAACCCCACTGGGGTTTTGCCGAATCGGTGCTGGTGACGGGCGAGATGGCCGTCGTCACCCCCGGCGGCACGGCGTGCATGGTGGCCTTGAACAAGAAGACCGGCAAGAATATCTGGCAGTCGGAAAAGTTCGGCGCCGCGCATTACTGCTCGGCCATCGCCGTCGAGTACAAGGGCGTGTCGATGATCATCAACGGCACGGCCGGCGGTCTCATCGGCGTCGACGCCAAGACCGGCAAGACGCTCTGGACAAACGATTTCGCCGCAGGCAACACGGCCAATTGCCCCTCCCCGATGTTCTCGGACGGGTATCTGTTCTGGGCGGTGGGATACGGCAGGGGCGCAGTGTGCCTGAAGCTCGATGTCGCCGACGGCAAGGTGACAGCCACCGAGGCGTACCGCAGCAAGGACATGGTCTGCCATCACGGCGGGTTCGTGCTCGACGGCGGTCATGTCTATGGCGACAATGGCGGCGGCGTCAGTTGCATCGAGTTGGCCAGCGGCAAGACCAAGTGGAAGCACCCCGCCGTGGGCAAAGGCTCCCTGATCTGGGCCGACGGCATGCTGTATCTCTTCGGCGAAAAGGACGGACAGGCCGCCCTGGCAGCGGCCTCGCCGGAAGGCCTCAAGATCACCGGCAAGATCCAGGTCGCCGGGAAGGGCCCGAGCTGGGCCCACCCCGTCGTCACCAACGGCTCTCTGCTGCTTCGCTACGACGACACTCTGTACGTCTATTCCATCAAGGCTCAATAA